A single genomic interval of Cervus elaphus chromosome 19, mCerEla1.1, whole genome shotgun sequence harbors:
- the C19H3orf80 gene encoding uncharacterized membrane protein C3orf80 homolog — MWGPGVAAEGLSVAPAPPPLLPLLLALALALVAPSRGGGGCAELACGERERCCDAANATAVRCCKLPLHAFLDNVGWFVRKLSGLLILLVLFAIGYFLQRIICPSPRRYPRGQARPGPPGGAGQPGAAGPPDDEDDDSPELLRDEAAAGSQDSLLDSGGGGGRGRAGGGRSAPSCASEHELRVVSPVFLQLPSYEEVKYLPTYEESMRLQQLSPGEVVLPVSVLGRPRGGGAGESDGGGEGRFPLI, encoded by the coding sequence ATGTGGGGCCCCGGGGTCGCGGCCGAAGGCCTGTCGGTGGCGCCCGCGCCACCaccgctgctgccgctgctgctggcGCTGGCGCTGGCGCTGGTGGCGCCCTCGCGGGGCGGCGGGGGCTGCGCGGAGCTGGCGTGCGGCGAGCGGGAGCGCTGCTGCGACGCGGCCAACGCCACCGCGGTGCGCTGCTGCAAGCTGCCGCTGCACGCCTTCCTCGACAACGTGGGCTGGTTCGTCCGCAAGCTGTCCGGGCTGCTCATCCTGCTGGTGCTCTTCGCCATCGGCTACTTCCTGCAGCGCATCATCTGCCCCAGCCCACGCAGGTACCCTCGCGGGCAGGCGCGGCCGGGGCCACCGGGGGGCGCCGGGCAGCCGGGGGCTGCGGGGCCGCCCGACGACGAGGACGACGACTCGCCCGAGCTGCTGCGCGACGAGGCGGCCGCGGGCTCTCAGGACTCGCTGCTGGacagtggcggcggcggcggccggggcCGGGCCGGCGGCGGACGCTCGGCCCCCTCCTGCGCCTCGGAGCACGAGCTGCGCGTGGTGTCGCCGGTCTTCCTGCAGCTGCCCAGCTACGAGGAGGTCAAGTACCTGCCCACCTACGAGGAGTCCATGCGGCTGCAGCAGCTCAGTCCCGGGGAGGTCGTGTTGCCGGTGTCGGTACTCGGCCGCCCGCGAGGTGGCGGCGCCGGGGAGTCCGACGGCGGCGGCGAGGGCCGCTTCCCGCTCATCTGA